Below is a window of Impatiens glandulifera chromosome 2, dImpGla2.1, whole genome shotgun sequence DNA.
CAAGGATTTATGCATCTTTCTTtttcaacatattttttttttttcagatgaCAAAACTTAACAAAGCACAAACAATTGTAGAATAAAAAGTTGAATCAccaatatatgaattattattccCAAAACCTATCAACTAGTCATTAAAAGTTATAAACAATATCAAGTGaaagtaaaagtaaaagatGAACCGATGTGGATGGCacaaaaaaagataatttattttacccTATAAATGATGTTCCAAAAGCAAATGGGGACATTAAATAATGTCATGAAAGTTGACCATATCAAGAGTCTGGTAATAACAATTAGATGCCTTGTTGAAATAATCCTTGGCTTGGTTTTGATCGGGGATTAAAAAAGCATGGGCAGTGTAAGCATTCCCCAGGCACCATAACGCATTGTGCTTGTTCGGGTCAACCACCAACGCCTCTTTCAGCTTAGAAACAGCTTCTgcattaattcattattaattatacccattattattattaatggaaTAAAAAGAATCTTTGAGATTGATTGATTTGTGTACcctcaataattttaattgcttCGAAAGTATTATCATTATGAAATTGGGATAGCTCAAGCAGGGCGTTTCCCCACTTGGTTAGATTCTGAAATAAGATGCATGCATGGTTGTTCATATCATAATcagaaacaattaataatatatagctAAATCATGCTCTAGATCGATGATAAAACAAACATACATCTGCATCGAGAGGATTCTCTGCGTAAGCAACTTCGGAGGTCTTACGAGCGTCTTCTAAAAAGAGGAGACGATCAAAGGTGTTACGAGGTTCTTCCAAGAAGAGGAGACGATCAAAATCACTTTGTTTATCCATGAAAAGGTTCTTAGGGTTTCAAGAGGTAGTAGGAGAAAAGTGGGTTTTGTTGCCCAACCCAATTACcaaataatattcaaaaagATTTTGgactttatttcaaaatatttctcTTCTAGAATCACTATAAAAATggtgtaatattttatttttctaacatttaccataaatatatatattaagtatctCAGTTACAATTAAATttgtcaaattaaaaaaattcatttaataaatttaatacataatttaaaaaattgaattattagtTCTCGATTAAACTCGATTTTAGTTGTGGTGTGCtggtttttataaatatattaaggaAAACcatattttgaattcattttacaaaaaactatatttatccTCTAATGCAtctaataattttagtattagGTATTTGTCTGGTTTAAGAACAAATGAGACTTAAGTGACcatgaacatttttaattttaatatcaatttattcgtaaaaataaaataaaattacaaattaaataattttataataagtaatattattttcaaattattctagtttataaaataaattatatgtaattaataaaacttataataattataaaaataatacaaattcaacaacaaaaaaaaaattaagtataaaattaatattaatttgaaaaaaaaagtataaataaaaatatattcattttaaacaaaaacaaaatataataacaatgtAGAAAAGTGTGAAAAACctatttctaaaatttaaaatccacatgaaaaaagagaaatcatTATTTTGAAGGTTATATTTCAATGTTCTTAATCTTTACCCATCAAAGTCTCAATTTTTCACCAACTAAATGAGTCATATTTTTTCTACACCTTAACTGAGTTCACTCCACAAATTTATTCTCCCTTTTATCCCTCTTTCGTTGAATATAATATTTgcatatatgattttttattcagaaataagaaagaaaataaatattcactc
It encodes the following:
- the LOC124925133 gene encoding mitochondrial import receptor subunit TOM20-like, which translates into the protein MDKQSDFDRLLFLEEPRNTFDRLLFLEDARKTSEVAYAENPLDADNLTKWGNALLELSQFHNDNTFEAIKIIEEAVSKLKEALVVDPNKHNALWCLGNAYTAHAFLIPDQNQAKDYFNKASNCYYQTLDMVNFHDII